The following are from one region of the Cervus canadensis isolate Bull #8, Minnesota chromosome 21, ASM1932006v1, whole genome shotgun sequence genome:
- the NOL12 gene encoding nucleolar protein 12 isoform X2, translating into MVFSTWEYLTGFHKRKVERKKAAIEEIKQRLKEEQKKLREERHQEYLKMLAEREEALEEADKLDRLVTAKTESVQYDHPNHTVTVTTISDLDLSGARLLGLPPPEQGAGSGPEEEASSVEKPTRALPKKSRDPLLSQRISSLTASLHAHSRKKVKRKRLRRAQDTTKKPPSATRTSKTQRRRLTGKARHSGE; encoded by the exons ATGGTGTTTAGCACATG GGAGTACCTGACAGGCTTCCACAAGAGGAAGGTGGAGCGGAAGAAGGCAGCCATTGAGGAGATCAAGCAGCGGCTGAAGGAGGAGCAGAAGAAGCTCCGGGAAGAG CGCCACCAGGAATACTTGAAGATGctggcagagagagaggaggctcTGG AGGAGGCCGACAAGCTAGACCGGCTGGTGACAGCGAAGACAGAGTCGGTGCAGTATGACCACCCCAACCACACAGTCACTGTGACCACCATCAGCGACCTGGACCTCTCAGGGGCCCGGCTGCTCGGCCTGCCCCCGCCCGAG CAAGGGGCTGGGTCTGGGCCTGAGGAGGAGGCGTCATCCGTGGAGAAGCCGACCAGAGCCTTACCCAAGAAGTCCAGAGACCCTCTGCTGTCCCAGCG GATCTCCTCTCTCACGGCCTCACTGCATGCACACAGTCGCAAAAAGGTCAAGAGGAAACGTCTTCGCCGGGCCCAGGACACCACCAAGAAGCCCCCGAGCGCCACTCGTACCAGCAAGACCCAGCGCCGCCGGCTGACAGGCAAAGCCCGGCACAGCGGGGAGTGA